The following proteins are co-located in the Phaeodactylum tricornutum CCAP 1055/1 chromosome 2, whole genome shotgun sequence genome:
- a CDS encoding predicted protein, which translates to MAALPVGDAWQKGNEEDVSILHNCFCPSCGKSNGVTTMLPTRVPMFREIILMNLNCEDCGFRNAEVNFGGEIQEKGEKLTLTVNSSDDLNRQLIKSDSASLYIPRLDFEIPPTTQRGTVSTLEGVLRRAAKNLEELQPERLRLGDVDNFHRCKRVVEELRRFSGEACADSDDDSGEVEKQESVFPFAIVLDDPAGNSFIENPRAPHHDPHTKSEKYFRTPTQDMALGLQPSQQAVEEGVINDANPEHKNIANAPQGSHTIERDHLGVGRQEAIKFTTTCPHCHCPTETDMCMTEIPHFKEIIIMSMFCESCGFRSNEIKGGGAIPKYGTTITLRVKTPDDLAREVLKSDTAGIAIPEIDLELAEGGLDGLYTTVEGLLQKMRDRLTKANPFGSGDSAIKQHLTNDGGEFSGLSPNQKRYMAFLQKLKDLADGIVLPFTLVISDPLSNSFVGPVRQDAIALSLQAEKDGNNQCYEAYVDDGMEVDEYERTHDQNEILGLNDMKTEN; encoded by the coding sequence ATGGCAGCTTTACCAGTTGGAGATGCCTGGCAGAAGGGAAATGAAGAGGACGTTTCCATTCTGCACAACTGCTTCTGCCCTAGTTGTGGCAAAAGCAACGGGGTGACTACGATGCTTCCTACTCGCGTGCCCATGTTTCGTGAGATTATTCTCATGAACTTGAATTGTGAAGACTGCGGATTTCGCAACGCGGAAGTAAATTTTGGTGGAGAAATCCAAGAAAAGGGTGAAAAGTTAACCTTAACCGTCAACAGCTCGGACGATCTCAACAGGCAGCTCATCAAGTCGGATTCGGCTTCTCTCTATATTCCGCgacttgattttgaaatTCCGCCAACCACCCAGCGTGGAACTGTTTCCACATTGGAAGGAGTGCTGCGACGGGCTgccaaaaatttggaagaGCTACAGCCCGAGCGTCTACGTTTGGGCGATGTCGACAACTTCCACCGTTGCAAACGTGTGGTCGAAGAGCTCCGTCGCTTCTCGGGGGAAGCCTGTGCagacagtgacgacgataGTGGAGAGGTTGAAAAGCAAGAGTCGGTTTTCCCCTTTGCAATTGTGCTGGACGATCCTGCCGGAAATTCATTCATCGAAAACCCTCGGGCGCCGCATCACGATCCGCACACCAAATCGGAGAAATATTTCCGGACACCAACACAAGATATGGCTCTAGGGTTGCAACCGTCTCAGCAAGCCGTGGAAGAAGGGGTCATCAACGATGCTAATCCAGAACACAAAAACATTGCCAACGCACCACAGGGATCTCATACGATAGAGAGAGATCATTTAGGTGTTGGTCGTCAAGAAGCAATAAAATTTACCACTACATGTCCGCATTGCCATTGTCCAACCGAAACAGATATGTGTATGACAGAAATTCCTCACTTTAAAGAAATCATCATCATGTCTATGTTCTGTGAATCCTGTGGTTTCCGGAGTAACGAAATCAAGGGTGGTGGAGCCATTCCCAAGTATGGAACCACTATCACACTCAGGGTGAAAACGCCTGATGATTTGGCTCGAGAAGTTTTGAAGAGCGATACTGCCGGTATTGCTATACCAGAAATAGACTTGGAGCTAGCAGAAGGAGGTCTCGATGGTTTGTATACTACAGTTGAAGGCCTTTTGCAGAAAATGCGCGATCGCCTGACGAAGGCCAATCCTTTTGGTAGCGGTGATTCAGCGATAAAACAGCACTTAACCAATGACGGTGGCGAGTTTTCGGGATTGAGTCCCAATCAAAAACGATATATGGCTTTTTTACAGAAACTGAAAGACTTGGCGGACGGTATCGTGCTTCCATTTACACTTGTCATTTCCGATCCCCTGTCCAACTCGTTTGTTGGTCCTGTGCGACAAGATGCAATCGCACTGTCGTTGCAGGCCGAGAAAGACGGAAACAACCAATGTTATGAAGCATATGTCGATGACGGCATGGAGGTGGATGAATACGAGCGTACACACGATCAGAATGAAATATTGGGATTGAATGATATGAAAACTGAGAAC
- a CDS encoding predicted protein: MASLVLLSLFYSPRLLVEACTDILVTPGASVDGSAIIAYNADSPTLYGVLYHYPPSKNAPGTERHVYDWDSGVYLGKIEEAEETYNVIGNSNEHGLVIGESTFGGVSVLAWNQTGAIIDYGSLIYLTLQRATTARAAIAVMVDLMDTYGYYSGGESFSLMDRSGEVWIMEVIGRGNDFGKKGAVWVAQRIPDGAVAAHANQARITTFPRNDPDNFLFAEDVVEVAIFYGLFSASADPGSFSFSDVYDPITFIEARQGEARVWSIFSAIADKTGEFQRNYLSYALGEETDHRMPLYIIPCEKLSVMDVMHLMTSHYEETPLDSSVDVGSGLFETPYRPRPLVWEFNGTKYHNERSIATAKTGWSFVAQARPWMPPELAAVSWFACDDSSTAPRVPVYGSSKAVSAAYAGQGSQDGVFSPLLTFDLTKAFWVQNMVSNFCYYRYKDVYPMVRRKITSIQREFNEMMVTADERALTLYNEMGPDKAIDFVTLFSVNAGNSLHKEWMEFYGYLFARFRDFYTITAKGDEPVCGCVAQEPGLSESVKKRIVAETGNHYKVLDNGGDHPDVVSGESPRHKRDTSPKYTTMES, encoded by the coding sequence ATGGCCTCTTTGGTGTTGCTCTCCCTGTTTTATTCGCCGCGTTTGCTCGTTGAGGCATGTACAGACATACTCGTGACACCCGGCGCGTCGGTGGACGGATCCGCCATTATAGCCTACAACGCGGATTCTCCCACCTTGTATGGAGTACTGTACCATTATCCACCTTCGAAAAATGCCCCCGGAACAGAACGACACGTATACGACTGGGATTCCGGTGTGtatttgggaaaaattgAAGAGGCAGAAGAAACATACAATGTGATTGGCAACAGCAACGAGCATGGGTTAGTGATTGGAGAGTCAACGTTTGGCGGTGTTTCCGTGCTAGCGTGGAATCAAACGGGTGCCATTATTGACTACGGGTCCCTCATTTACTTGACCTTGCAAAGAGCAACGACGGCGAGAGCAGCCATTGCCGTGATGGTTGATTTAATGGATACATACGGGTACTACTCTGGGGGTGAGTCCTTTTCCCTTATGGATCGATCGGGCGAAGTCTGGATAATGGAGGTTATCGGTCGAGGCAACGATTTCGGAAAGAAGGGAGCTGTTTGGGTCGCACAAAGAATCCCCGATGGAGCGGTGGCGGCACACGCAAATCAGGCCCGAATTACAACCTTTCCTCGCAACGATCCGGATAATTTTCTATTTGCCGAAGATGTAGTTGAAGTCGCAATCTTTTATGGTCTCTTTTCGGCAAGTGCGGATCCGGGAAGCTTCTCTTTTTCCGATGTATACGATCCAATCACTTTCATCGAAGCCAGACAAGGTGAGGCGCGGGTTTGGTCCATCTTTTCAGCCATTGCGGACAAAACCGGTGAATTTCAGCGGAATTATCTCTCGTATGCACTCGGAGAAGAGACAGATCATAGAATGCCGCTGTATATTATACCATGCGAAAAGCTCTCCGTCATGGACGTGATGCATCTCATGACTTCGCATTACGAAGAAACGCCGCTCGACTCTTCAGTAGACGTCGGTAGCGGACTCTTCGAGACGCCGTACCGTCCACGTCCCCTTGTGTGGGAATTCAACGGTACCAAGTACCACAACGAACGCAGTATTGCCACTGCCAAGACAGGTTGGAGCTTTGTTGCGCAAGCTCGTCCTTGGATGCCGCCAGAGCTGGCGGCTGTATCCTGGTTTGCCTGTGATGACTCGAGTACGGCTCCGCGGGTGCCCGTTTACGGGTCGAGTAAAGCTGTTTCCGCAGCATATGCGGGGCAAGGCTCACAGGATGGAGTCTTCTCTCCCTTGCTGACATTTGATTTAACCAAGGCCTTTTGGGTTCAAAACATGGTTTCAAACTTTTGCTATTACCGTTACAAGGATGTCTACCCCATGGTGCGCCGTAAGATCACTTCAATTCAGCGTGAGTTCAATGAGATGATGGTGACTGCGGACGAACGCGCCCTCACACTTTACAATGAGATGGGTCCCGACAAGGCGATCGATTTCGTGACGTTGTTCAGCGTGAATGCAGGAAACTCGCTGCATAAAGAGTGGATGGAATTTTATGGTTATCTTTTTGCCCGCTTCCGAGATTTTTACACGATTACTGCAAAAGGGGACGAGCCTGTTTGTGGCTGCGTGGCACAGGAGCCAGGTCTTTCCGAGTCTGTGAAAAAGCGGATAGTCGCAGAAACTGGCAACCACTACAAAGTCTTGGACAATGGCGGTGATCACCCAGACGTTGTCAGCGGAGAAAGCCCTCGCCATAAGAGAGATACGAGCCCAAAATATACGACAATGGAAAGTTGA
- a CDS encoding predicted protein, which produces MMFPVYILATLAFSSAQAFSAKETRGLEAATKCTQVSLDFSTFKNNQFIGIDDLSAYGLKIRTSSSSSKCVTPEPIIIDTNNPVCDPDLKSPFGNAIIIQEKYTKNDGCDGSDDCAAGGSITFTWESKVNLKDMIFLDMDEAVTVSVNTASESNKLLTPPPLRRSGEHVNYAIDENDVLSMEIKFHGSGGIPLINWSRCEPGGNGDPHFQTWAGHKFDYHGQCDLVLITAPYFEGKGLDLHVRTEQRDFFSFINTVAAKIGDEILEIGMNSAFVNGKVYDSLTAGNSLEFAGYSVTYDDAPLPNGRQQKVYMIKIGAIERIQIKVFGHFMALRVLDATHDNFADAVGLTGDYNSGLMLGRDGVTLLNDPNDFGPEWQVNADDPVLFRAVQSPQFPEKCLAAPSIDKVRHLRNGISQEQAEEACAVVGEDIDDCIFDIMATGDLDMVGAHM; this is translated from the exons ATGATGTTTCCAGTCTACATTCTCGCCACTCTGGCTTTTTCGAGTGCTCAGGCCTTCTCTGCCAAAG AAACACGTGGGTTGGAGGCTGCTACAAAGTGCACCCAAGTGTCGTTGGATTTCAGCACATTTAAAAACAATCAATTCATCGGAATCGACGATCTGTCCGCGTACGGCTTAAAAATCCGTACCTCGAGCTCATCAAGCAAATGCGTGACTCCAGAACCGATTATCATCGATACAAACAATCCCGTTTGCGATCCGGACTTAAAATCACCATTCGGAAACGCCATCATCATTCAGGAAAAGTACACAAAGAACGACGGTTGCGACGGTTCTGATGATTGCGCTGCTGGGGGCTCTATCACCTTTACCTGGGAGTCCAAGGTCAATCTTAAAGACATGATCTTCCTTGATATGGATGAAGCGGTAACAGTTTCCGTCAACACCGCGTCAGAAAGCAATAAACTGCTGACGCCTCCTCCACTTCGACGCTCTGGGGAGCATGTCAACTACGccatcgacgaaaacgatgtcCTTTCGATGGAAATTAAATTTCATGGATCGGGAGGAATTCCTCTCATCAACTGGAGTAGATGCGAACCCGGTGGTAACGGCGACCCACATTTCCAGACTTGGGCTGGACACAAATTTGATTACCATGGACAGTGCGACTTGGTATTGATCACCGCACCTTACTTCGAAGGCAAGGGACTCGACTTGCATGTCCGCACCGAGCAGCGTGATTTCTTCTCGTTCATTAACACCGTTGCAGCAAAGATTGGGGATGAAATTCTCGAGATTGGCATGAACAGCGCATTTGTGAATGGCAAGGTCTACGACAGTTTAACTGCCGGCAATTCCTTAGAATTTGCAGGATATTCTGTAACCTATGATGACGCCCCGTTGCCCAACGGACGCCAGCAAAAGGTATACATGATCAAGATTGGTGCTATCGAACGCATTCAGATCAAGGTTTTTGGACATTTTATGGCCCTTCGCGTCCTCGACGCCACGCACGACAATTTCGCCGACGCTGTTGGACTTACTGGTGACTACAATTCCGGTTTGATGCTTGGTCGCGACGGAGTTACTCTTTTGAACGATCCCAACGATTTCGGCCCTGAATGGCAGGTCAACGCCGACGATCCGGTCTTGTTCCGGGCTGTGCAGTCTCCCCAGTTCCCTGAGAAGTGCTTGGCGGCTCCGTCTATTGATAAAGTCCGTCACTTACGTAATGGAATTTCTCAGGAGCAGGCGGAAGAAGCGTGTGCTGTTGTGGGGGAAGACATTGATGATTGTATCTTTGACATCATGGCCACTGGTGACCTGGACATGGTCGGCGCACACATGTAG
- a CDS encoding predicted protein (Membrane associated nitrate transporter responsible for actively transporting nitrate ions into the cell. The Pt genome contains 6 nitrate transporters. Phylogenetically, this model is closely related to the nitrate transporter on scaffold 6, which has a very high level of EST support under nitrate depletion. There is only very limited EST support for this nitrate transporter.), giving the protein MSETDKPTIVEAGEPVEWKQYSTYSIKTDPDQDDKATEIKLCSFARPHMRAFHCSWWCFFIAFFIWFAIAPLLSEIRDDIGITKQDVWTSSIVGVGGTILMRFIMGPMCDKYGARISLDSVVRFYSYGIATGLAVLRLFIGVAGSTFVPCQYWSSRMFSKEVVGTANALCGGWGNLGGGVTQLVMGSALFPLFKIFFDGDSEMAWRTVCVIPAIIAMASGIIVYRISDDAPKGNYVDMKKHGTMPEVSAAASFRSGALNLNTWVLFVQYACCFGVELTMNNAAALYFKDEFGQSTESAAAIASIFGWMNLFARGLGGFTSDKANAKMGMRGRLWVQTIFLALEGALVLVFAQTGSLVGAIVVMIFFSLNVQAAEGATYGIVPYVDPASTGSISGIVGAGGNTGAVCFGLGFRQLSYEKAFNIMGYSILASAFMSALINIKGHASMFWGKDEIIEKGILAVPMPEAEEEIEA; this is encoded by the exons ATGTCGGAAACTGACAAGCCAACTATCGTAGAAGCCGGTGAACCT GTTGAATGGAAGCAGTACAGTACGTACAGTATTAAGACCGACCCCGACCAAGATGATAAGGCTACAGAAATCAAACTGTGCAGCTTTGCCCGGCCCCACATGCGAGCTTTCCACTGTTCTTGGTGGTGTTTTTTCATTGCCTTCTTCATTTGGTTTGCCATCGCCCCCCTTCTCTCCGAAATCAGAGACGATATTGGCATCACCAAACAGGATGTTTGGACTTCGTCGATTGTCGGAGTCGGCGGAACAATTTTGATGCGCTTTATTATGGGACCCATGTGTGATAAATACGGTGCTCGTATTTCTCTTGATTCTGTCGTTCGCTTCTATTCCTACGGCAT CGCCACCGGACTCGCGGTCTTGCGTCTGTTCATTGGTGTTGCTGGTTCTACCTTTGTTCCTTGCCAGTATTGGTCGAGCCGTATGTTTTCGAAAGAAGTCGTTGGAACAGCTAATGCTTTGTGCGGTGGCTGGGGAAATCTGGGTGGTGGAGTCACACAGCTTGTCATGGGATCTGCCCTCTTCCCGCTgttcaaaattttctttgACGGCGACTCAGAAATGGCCTGGCGAACAGTTTGTGTTATCCCAGCCATTATTGCCATGGCATCTGGTATTATTGTGTATCGTATCAGTGACGATGCTCCGAAGGGAAACTACGTTGATATGAAGAAGCATGGTACCATGCCTGAAGTCTCAGCTGCTGCCTCATTCCGTTCAGGAGCATTGAACCTCAATACATGGGTCTTGTTTGTACAGTATGCGTGCTGTTTTGGAGTGGAGCTGACTATGAACAATGCCGCGGCTCTGTATTTTAAGGACGAGTTTGGTCAATCGACAGAATctgctgctgcaattgcTTCCATTTTTGGATGGATGAATCTTTTTGCTCGCGGTCTCGGAGGCTTTACAAGTGATAAGGCCAACGCCAAGATGGGAATGCGCGGACGTCTTTGGGTACAAACTATTTTTCTTGCGCTCGAAGGTGCCCTTGTTCTGGTATTTGCTCAGACTGGATCGCTGGTTGGAGCCATTGTTGTCATGATTTTCTTCTCCTTGAACGTCCAAGCCGCTGAAGGCGCTACTTATGGAATAGTTCCCTATGTCGACCCCGCCTCTACTGGATCCATTTCCGGTATCGTGGGAGCTGGAGGTAACACTGGTGCCGTCTGCTTCGGACTCGGATTCCGTCAGCTCAGCTACGAAAAAGCATTTAACATTATGGGGTATTCCATCCTTGCGTCAGCCTTCATGTCAGCTTTAATCAACATAAAGGGGCATGCAAGTATGTTCTGGGGTAAGGATGAAATTATCGAAAAGGGAATACTTGCTGTTCCTATGCCAGAGGCTGAAGAAGAGATCGAAGCCTAG
- a CDS encoding predicted protein: protein MPELDPTRARTPVRTESCLQPAPRQEHRTEWVLRGIFLLLGVGVLVPWNAFISAKAYFQSRLCESTANAVADPHIESTFAMVYNLSSVLSLAIIIGTQWFRDQSVADHHEPSASVASNRVACPTKNAQQEADSMYTDSLQLEPLDPPQQRREGHTTINDSSSAHAFWLVMLPLSLYLLVFSLQTLLVLALELSPSTFRWITLICLTGCGVCGSIASAGIVATASCFPASVAMNPFLSGQSLGGVIVAVANFATAVWEDPEPYRQMNCVAADDSHRIAFSHDGPIRIQQQSSVSMVQQLRTEPCSPYEHRHWAVFAYFFMGSAVLASCLVGYAYIDRHQRLRQRILPCDDYEFVEDRERNLVLHEHHKEGSWTDGIHEAEAVFRSGLEVEESEHGFDRSHDGSQLTIQAVITGDDNETIAVWSVVKGPATCIFLTFVVTLALFPGWTSSLRSARQCHESSRLVNDLYTPFTFVLFNVGDLTGRVLSAKLPWKRWHHVSLNPDIVCNIERLLSNYGLCSRTVALAALNSRARAILRAPNIRGCFWPFEWKPFFLSSFQTECLTTSSTTCQMLVGLMKMLDERWDGGQKDKAKMLCVSPSLVFH from the exons ATGCCGGAGTTAGATCCCACAAGAGCAAGAACGCCAGTCAGGACCGAAAGTTGTCTACAACCGGCACCGCGCCAAGAACACCGCACCGAATGGGTTCTCCGAGGTATTTTCCTCCTGCTGGGTGTGGGTGTGCTGGTGCCCTGGAACGCTTTTATCTCTGCCAAAGCATACTTCCAGAGTCGCTTGTGCGAGTCAACGGCCAATGCGGTGGCGGATCCGCACATTGAGTCGACGTTTGCCATGGTCTACAACCTATCCTCTGTATTGTCTCTCGCTATCATCATTGGGACGCAATGGTTCCGCGATCAATCGGTGGCTGACCATCACGAACCATCCGCGTCTGTTGCAAGCAATCGTGTAGCTTGTCCAACAAAAAACGCACAGCAAGAAGCAGATTCTATGTACACAGacagcttacagttagaacCTTTGGATCCTCCACAGCAGCGCCGAGAAGGACATACGACTATCAATGATTCTTCGTCCGCTCACGCCTTTTGGCTCGTCATGCTCCCCTTGAGTCTCTATCTTTTGGTCTTTTCTCTTCAAACCCTTTTGGTGTTAGCGTTGGAGCTGTCGCCGTCGACGTTCCGTTGGATTACTTTAATCTGTCTCACCGGCTGCGGCGTGTGTGGTAGCATTGCGTCCGCCGGGATCGTCGCCACGGCCAGCTGCTTTCCGGCATCGGTTGCGATGAATCCCTTTTTAAGTGGCCAGTCTTTGGGTGGCGTAATTGTGGCGGTGGCGAATTTTGCCACCGCGGTTTGGGAGGACCCCGAGCCCTATCGGCAAATGAATTGTGTTGCGGCCGACGACAGTCACCGCATCGCCTTCTCGCATGATGGGCCTATCCGTATACAACAGCAGAGTAGTGTTTCAATGGTACAACAATTACGTACAGAACCTTGTTCTCCTTACGAACATCGACACTGGGCTGTCTTTGCCTATTTCTTTATGGGATCGGCAGTATTGGCGAGTTGCTTGGTCGGATATGCCTATATTGACCGGCATCAACGCTTGCGGCAACGAATTTTGCCATGTGATGATTACGAATTCGTCGAGGATAGAGAGCGGAACCTGGTGCTGCATGAACATCATAAGGAAGGTTCATGGACCGATGGTATTCACGAAGCTGAAGCGGTTTTCAGAAGCGGCCTGGAAGTCGAGGAATCGGAGCACGGTTTTGACCGGAGCCATGATGGGTCTCAATTAACGATTCAAGCTGTAATAACAGGAGACGACAATGAAACGATAGCGGTTTGGTCGGTTGTGAAGGGTCCAGCTACTTGCATTTTCCTGACCTTCGTTGTCACTCTGGCTCTATTCCCTGGATGGACTTCATCGTTGAGAAGTGCTCGTCAGTGCCACGAGTCCAGTCGACTCGTCAATGACTTGTACACACCATTCACTTTTGTGCTTTTCAACGTGGGTGATTTGACTGGCCGCGTACTATCGGCAAAGTTGCCCTGGAAACGGTGGCACCATGTATCCCTCAA TCCAGATATTGTTTGCAATATCGAACGGCTTCTTAGTAACTACGGCCTTTGTTCACGCACCGTCGCTCTTGCCGCGCTCAACTCACGTGCAAGAGCGATCCTCCGAGCTCCTAACATTCGCGGTTGCTTTTGGCCTTTTGAGTGGAAGCCTTTTTTCTTATCCAGTTTCCAAACTGAGTGTCTGACGACATCTTCGACTACCTGTCAGATGCTGGTCGGCTTAATGAAGATGCTAGACGAGAGATGGGATGGAGGTCAAAAAGACAAAGCAAAAATGCTATGTGTCTCGCCGTCGCTCGTCTTTCATTAG